The window AGTGGCTATTGTCAGACTGGTAAGCGACGGACATTTGTTTCTAGACAAAACACTAGCTGATTATTTTCCTGAACTGGCAGACAGAATAGAAAACGCCGATAAAATAACTGTAAGGATGATGATTCGACATCGCAGCGGGATTCCCAATTATACAGATGTTGAAAATTATTGGGTATCCCCAAAAGAAAGTAATAAAGAAAGGTTGGCCCTGGTACTTGATTTACCCGCTAACTTCGAACCTGGTTCTGACTATGCGTATAGCAATACAAATTACTTAGTGCTCTCAGAACTCATAGAAAGAGTTACGAAAGCAGGCAGGGCTCAATACATTAAGAAAGAGATCTTAGATCCGTTGAATCTTAAAAATACGTATTGTTCTGTTCACGAGGTCGATCCGGATGACGTTATGAATGGTTACTACGTTGGCTATGAAAACGATTTAAAGACAAACGATAACGGAGCCATGTTGGCTACCGCAGAAGACTTAGGCAAATTTGTCAGAGCACTAAATGACGGTTCAGTATTTAAGAATAAAAAAGAACAGGAGATCTATGCTTCTGTGTATGAGTATGGACATACGGGACTGATCCCGGGTTATCAGACGATTGCTAAATACCATAAAGACATCGATGCTGTAGTCATTCAATTCACAAACACCGTAGACTTTGAAGGCTATAACTGGAGTTTATCAGAAATAATGTATGGCAGGATATTAAAAATGATCAGAAATATAAAATAGCTGCATACTATAAAAGAGAACAAGTATCAAATTCGGATAGCATGAGGAAATTGAAATTGAAAACAGATCCTAATACGGAAGCAGTCTTTGCAGATTACCCCGACTTTGTTAAGGGGAAAATGCAGTTTATGAGGGAGTTGGTAAGAGAAACAGCAGAAGAAACCGAAGCCGTAACCGTTTTGGAAGAAACACTAAAATGGGGAGAACCCGGTTTTGTAACCAAATACGGCAGCACCTTGCGAATGGACTGGAAAGAAAAAACACCCGACCGTTATGCCATGTATTTTCAGTGCTCAAGCAGACTGGTAGAAACCTTTAGAATGATATTTAAAAATACATTCGTATTCGAAGGAAACAGAGCCATCGTATTCGGACTCGAAGACGAGATCCCGGTAGAAGAACTTAAGCATTGTATAAAAGCCGCTTTGATGTACCATAAGGTAAAACACCTGCCCACTTTAGGGATATAAGTTATAAAAACGATCTTATTTCAGTTATTAACAACATAAAAAAAAACGATCAGCCATGAGTTTTGTAAACAGCCATATCAATTATATAGAATTTAAAGCGCATGACCTGGAGGCTATTAAAAAGTTCTACAAGGCGTCTTTTGGATGGAGCTTTACCGATTACGGCTCCACGTATATTGCATTTTCAGATAGCGGACTCGAAGGAGGATTCGAAAGAACAGAAGCAACGATCATAAACGGGGCTCTGGTGGTTTTATACCATGAAGACCTGGAAGGCATAAAAGATAAAGTGAAGGCCAATGGAGGGAAGATAACCAAAGAGATATTTTCATTTCCCGGAGGAAGGAGGTTCCATTTTTCCGATCCTTCCGGTAACGAACTGGCAATATGGTCTGATAAGTAGAATGCTGATATACCGGGGGTTATCCGCCAGCGTTATAGGTTGCAGCGACCGGGCAAAACCATTGCCGTAGTAAGACTCCGTTCAGGAAACCCCAAAGTTCTAGGGCATTGAACGGAGAAGGAAGGGGTACAGTTTCAGGATGCATGAAAAAGAAGTGCCGGAAAACGTATGGTCGAAGATAAAACACTGTGATTTTGTTTAAATAGTTGGTCTGAGCTTCATAAATTTGTAGTTGTTCAAATAAAGACAGAATAATAGCAAGATTTAACAGGTAAGAACATGGAGCTTAAAGAATTTAAAGAAAAACTTTCTAGTAATCCGACATCCATTGCTTTTGTCGATACTATCGAAATTATTGAAAAGCATTATTCCTTTACCCCGACCGAGTTTAAGAACGGAGAAGTAACCAATGAAGCCAATCAGAATAACGGGTCGTGTAAGATATTCGCTTTTGCACAATTACAAAACCTTTCAAAAGAAGATACGCTGGCATGTTTTGGTAAATTTTATACCGAAGATGTTTTACCAAACCCGGAGGGAGACGATCATCAGAACATCAGAAACTTTATAAAGTATGGCTGGGATGGTATTCAGTTTAAAGGCCGGGCCCTGCGAAAAATATAATGCCAGTAAAATAAATGAGTCCCGCTGTATCAGGAACAGATGTGCTTGCGATTGTATTTGTTCCTGAAAATCTTTTCGAAAGGGTGCATTCGGCATTCTATTTGTATACAGATAAGCTGTATCCATTTGGGTAATATTCGTTAAAGACCAAAAGGTATTACGTAATAAACAAAAGGCATAAACAAAAAACAACTGTTTGTTTTTACAGTAATTTCAGTACTTTAGGTAAGTGAAAACAAATTAATACTTAAGTAGATGAATACTTCCTTAAATAAAAATACAGCTGTGAGATACGGCACAAAATACTTTGCACTCCTTTTATTGTGTATCATAACAAGTTGTTCGCAAAATCAGGAAGGTGCCAATATAGAAATGGCAGCCGATGAAGTGATGGCTTCGCCGAGTGAACAAAGAGCAGCGGTAGCGGTAGAGCGGAAATTAATTAAAGAAGGGAGGGTCGAATTTGAAACCGGTGATATAAGCTCGGCACGGAAATCAATATTTAAGGCGGTCGAAACCTACGAAGCCTATGTTTCATCAGACCAGGAATTTAAATACTCCGGACGCAGGAGTAATACCGTAGTTATACGCGTGCCTGCAACCAATTTTGATGATTTGCTGAAGGATGCAACCCACGGAGTAGATAAATTTGACAGTAAGGAAATTAATGTACGAGATGTAACAGAAGAGTTTCTCGATGTACAGGCCAGGCTTAAAACCAAAAAAGAATTGGAGGGCAGGTACCTGGAGCTTATAAAACAAGCGAAGAATGTAACCGAAATATTAGAAATAGAAAGACAAACAGGTCAGCTCAGATCCGATATAGAATCTATAGAAGGCCGGTTAAAATATTTAGAAAACAAGGTGTCATTCGCGACCCTGACCATCACTTTTTATGAGACCATACCCGACAAAATCGCTTTCGGACAAAAATTTAAGAGTGGATTTAAAAGCGGTTGGGAAAATTTAATTTGGTTCTTTGTTGCCTTAACAAATGTATGGCCGTTTATTCTTTTGGCTATCGGACTCCTCATCGGTATCAGGATATACAGAAAGAAAAGAAAATAAGCGTTTCGTTTAAAAAGGTACTCAATACCTGTCCGACTTCGTCCTTCAACGGGTACCCATACCAGGTTTCATTTGCGAAGCTGTTTCTTTCCGCTTTTGAGAGGGAGAGACAGCCTGTACTGAGCGTTAGTCGAAGGATGGCAATCTCCCCAAACAAAGTTTCCAACATCAATAAGATGGCCTGTAAGGTGTTTCTTGTCGGGCAAGCCGTGCTATACCATGCTTCGTTAAGAAAACAAGATATGCTACAGGAAATGATCATAGTCCCGAGGTATTTCCTTCAAGCATGCCTGTATCTTAAATACTTCAGATTCTTCTTTTCCCGCGCAACTACGGGAGTTCGTCGTGTTTATAAGCAGTAAATGTTGAATAGTTTTAAGACCCTTTACGGATGACCGTATTGTTTATTTGTACCGTTTGAACTATTTTAGGAGGGTGTTTATTTTTTACGGTTGTACGAGTTATAACCAGATGATAAGATAAGTTTTATGAACTAGTATATACAAAAAGATTGTATCTGTTAGATATAAAGACATATGAGTGTATAGTGTGTTTATACAAACGTTGGCAGTCATATAAAAAAATGAAAAAAATCATATTATTATTCTTTATTTCGGTCCATATGTATGGACAAAAATTTAATGACTATGAGACTGCAATCAATAACTCAGAAAAAGTTATATCATTAAGCATAACTTCAAAAGATATAATAGATAAGAGAATCCAACTTTTAACAAATCTTAAACGATTATCAATTTATACCAATCGAAATTTTAAATTCCCTCATGAAATTGAAAAATTAACTAAGTTAGAACACCTTTACATTTTCTCTGATTCAATTAAAAACTTAAACACTTGTATTTTTAACTTAACAAACCTTAAGACCTTACAAATAAAGTCGAATAGAATAGAATATATCCCTGAGAATTTGGGGAATTTAAAGAATCTGAATAGATTAGTTTTACATTGTGAGAATCTTACAGAAATTCCTGGTACAATTAATAATTTAAGTTTACTAGAAGAATTAGACATTTACTGTAAAAAAGATTTAAAATTTCCTGAAAAATTAAATAACCTAAACAAATTGATTGAATTTCGCTTGGGACAAGCTTTAAATTTTCCTGAATCTATAACGCAATTAAAATCTCTAAAAAGAATAACATTCGATACAAGTTTTTTTAGTTCTTTACCAAATAGCATTGAAAATCTTGAAAATCTTGAAGTATTAAGTTTATCTAATTCCAAAATAAAGGTTCTTCCGGAGGCAATATCTAATTTAAGATTATTAAAAGCTTTAGAGCTATATTCAAGTGAAATAATGACTTTGCCACATAGTTTATCAAATTTAAAATTTCTTGAAGGTATCAGTTTAAAATATAGTTCAAATTTCACTGATTTTGATTCGTTATTTAGAATCGCTAAAGAATCTTCTTCCTTAAAGTGGATTAATATTGAAGGAACCAGTTATAATGTAAAATATATAGAAAGAATTAAAAAAGAACTTAAAAATATTGAACTAATTTATCAATACGAAGATTAAAAATAATACGAATGCACAACAAAGATGACTATAAGTAATCGCTTGTGATGGTTAACATAAGGATTTATTCCTACTTTTAGTCTTTTCACATGCTATAAAATACAAACCTAAAACGCAACCACTCATAGCCTGATACGTTGGTATTTTAAAACCAGGTATGGACTATGATTTATCCTGCGATAATTAAGGAATCCGCCCTGACATGAATTAAGAATGGATAAACGACCTCATATTTAGTATAAGCTTTTAATTCTGGTTCTCCTCTGAAGAGAAATAATAAAGAAAGAATGACTAATCCATTAGCTTTATAACCTCATCAATTACCAGCTTCTCTTTGGTCCAGGGTGTAAAATGGTTTTCGTCTACAATCGTTTTACCTGTAAAGTAACCAGAGTTAAAATGTTGTTTTGCAAAGGCGAGGTTCTCATACGGCACCAGCATATCCTTATCGCCCTGAAGCATTACCACAGGCACAGCCACGTTCTGCCAGTCATTGATATGTTTATTCAGTTCATCGGCATGCGTATATTTTTCATCGCCCGATACATTCCATGCGGTAGGGATAAGCCACCGGGTTAATTTCCACTGAGATAAGTTGCCTGCCAGGTAATACTGTTCCAGATCAGGGTCTAAAGCCGGAGCGATAAGAAGCGTAGCTTTTATATCATCGGATAAAACCGGAGCGTATGCGGCAATAGTTCCTCCATACGAGTGCCCTGCCAGTAAAACATTGGTTAACCGGTAGTTTTTGATAATCTCGGCGACCACCTCAGACTGTCGGGAGACGGAGGTAACAGCATTGCCAAAACCGGAATATCCATATCCGGGACGATCGTAGGTAATGATATTCGCTATGGCGCTTAGCTCCTCGTTTTTTAAGTACCGGTAAAAAGCATTTCCCGAACCCGGGGCTCCATGTATAAAGAGGATAGTTTGTTCCTTATCAAATCCGGTAGCAACCACCCGAATATTTCTGTCTGTACTTTGGGAATGAAAATAATCAATAATGACCTCGGTAGACTGAAAATAGTTATGAGTTGCGCTGTCCGACGAACGGAAGGTCATTAAAAAATGCGATGAGATAAAAGCAATAAGAAGGAGAAAAAGAAAAATGTATCTTTTACGTTTGTAGAAAGCTTTATTTGAGGCCCGTTTAGCCTTCATATGTTTTACGTTCCAGTTGCTTACCGTCAAAAACTGCATAGGTGTAATGTGTAATCCAGTCTCCGAGGTTTATATAGCTGGCATTGTTGCCCAGGTCGATCTCCATAGGGAGGTGTCTGTGTCCGAAAACAAAATAGTCTCGGTGTTTGCTCTCTAGTTTACGTTTACAATACTGTACGAGCCATTCGTTGTCTTCGCCCAGAAAAGTAACATCCTCATCACCCGATATCAGTTTGTTCTTAACAGAGAGATATTGTGCCAGTCGTACGCCCAGATCAGGATGCAGCCATCTGAAAAACCATTTGGCAACCGGATTGGTAAAGACTTTTTTCATGCGTTTATATCCGATGTCCCCGGGTCCTAATCCGTCGCCATGCCCAATAAGGAAACTTTTACCGTTAAAGGTAAATTCCTGAGGTTTATGATACACAGGGATATTCAGTTCCTCTTCAAAATAACCATCCACCCACAGATCGTGGTTTCCGACAAAAAAATATACAGGGATACCGGAATCGGTAATTTCAGCAAGCTTTCCTAAAGTACGGGTAAAGCCTTTAGGAACGACCGTTTTATATTCGAACCAAAAGTCGAACAGGTCGCCCAGTAAAAAAACAGCAGCGGCATCTTGTTTGATCTCATCGAGCCATTGCACAAACTTCTTTTCTCTGG of the Zhouia spongiae genome contains:
- a CDS encoding serine hydrolase domain-containing protein, yielding MNTTRLKQLIRVLLLTGTIISLYFVPWTIVKAWIMPLPETVQEQVNKATDYGFDGIIVYIDKKGDQSAFYTAGYKNRESKTPADPHSLFKIASVGKLYTAVAIVRLVSDGHLFLDKTLADYFPELADRIENADKITVRMMIRHRSGIPNYTDVENYWVSPKESNKERLALVLDLPANFEPGSDYAYSNTNYLVLSELIERVTKAGRAQYIKKEILDPLNLKNTYCSVHEVDPDDVMNGYYVGYENDLKTNDNGAMLATAEDLGKFVRALNDGSVFKNKKEQEIYASVYEYGHTGLIPGYQTIAKYHKDIDAVVIQFTNTVDFEGYNWSLSEIMYGRILKMIRNIK
- a CDS encoding DUF1801 domain-containing protein, which encodes MRKLKLKTDPNTEAVFADYPDFVKGKMQFMRELVRETAEETEAVTVLEETLKWGEPGFVTKYGSTLRMDWKEKTPDRYAMYFQCSSRLVETFRMIFKNTFVFEGNRAIVFGLEDEIPVEELKHCIKAALMYHKVKHLPTLGI
- a CDS encoding VOC family protein, translating into MSFVNSHINYIEFKAHDLEAIKKFYKASFGWSFTDYGSTYIAFSDSGLEGGFERTEATIINGALVVLYHEDLEGIKDKVKANGGKITKEIFSFPGGRRFHFSDPSGNELAIWSDK
- a CDS encoding HopJ type III effector protein — its product is MELKEFKEKLSSNPTSIAFVDTIEIIEKHYSFTPTEFKNGEVTNEANQNNGSCKIFAFAQLQNLSKEDTLACFGKFYTEDVLPNPEGDDHQNIRNFIKYGWDGIQFKGRALRKI
- a CDS encoding DUF4349 domain-containing protein, with product MNTSLNKNTAVRYGTKYFALLLLCIITSCSQNQEGANIEMAADEVMASPSEQRAAVAVERKLIKEGRVEFETGDISSARKSIFKAVETYEAYVSSDQEFKYSGRRSNTVVIRVPATNFDDLLKDATHGVDKFDSKEINVRDVTEEFLDVQARLKTKKELEGRYLELIKQAKNVTEILEIERQTGQLRSDIESIEGRLKYLENKVSFATLTITFYETIPDKIAFGQKFKSGFKSGWENLIWFFVALTNVWPFILLAIGLLIGIRIYRKKRK
- a CDS encoding leucine-rich repeat domain-containing protein, whose amino-acid sequence is MKKIILLFFISVHMYGQKFNDYETAINNSEKVISLSITSKDIIDKRIQLLTNLKRLSIYTNRNFKFPHEIEKLTKLEHLYIFSDSIKNLNTCIFNLTNLKTLQIKSNRIEYIPENLGNLKNLNRLVLHCENLTEIPGTINNLSLLEELDIYCKKDLKFPEKLNNLNKLIEFRLGQALNFPESITQLKSLKRITFDTSFFSSLPNSIENLENLEVLSLSNSKIKVLPEAISNLRLLKALELYSSEIMTLPHSLSNLKFLEGISLKYSSNFTDFDSLFRIAKESSSLKWINIEGTSYNVKYIERIKKELKNIELIYQYED
- a CDS encoding alpha/beta fold hydrolase; translated protein: MTFRSSDSATHNYFQSTEVIIDYFHSQSTDRNIRVVATGFDKEQTILFIHGAPGSGNAFYRYLKNEELSAIANIITYDRPGYGYSGFGNAVTSVSRQSEVVAEIIKNYRLTNVLLAGHSYGGTIAAYAPVLSDDIKATLLIAPALDPDLEQYYLAGNLSQWKLTRWLIPTAWNVSGDEKYTHADELNKHINDWQNVAVPVVMLQGDKDMLVPYENLAFAKQHFNSGYFTGKTIVDENHFTPWTKEKLVIDEVIKLMD
- a CDS encoding UDP-2,3-diacylglucosamine diphosphatase encodes the protein MNIPEGKKIYFASDNHLGAPTKELSLPREKKFVQWLDEIKQDAAAVFLLGDLFDFWFEYKTVVPKGFTRTLGKLAEITDSGIPVYFFVGNHDLWVDGYFEEELNIPVYHKPQEFTFNGKSFLIGHGDGLGPGDIGYKRMKKVFTNPVAKWFFRWLHPDLGVRLAQYLSVKNKLISGDEDVTFLGEDNEWLVQYCKRKLESKHRDYFVFGHRHLPMEIDLGNNASYINLGDWITHYTYAVFDGKQLERKTYEG